In a single window of the Pseudodesulfovibrio profundus genome:
- a CDS encoding DMT family transporter, whose amino-acid sequence MQKSLTYVYTLLIISMALWGGTWVAGRVLAQSLHPMAAAFLRFAVASFFLIIMSWRANGGMPRLARNQILPVAFLGATGVFAYSYFFFNGLQTIAAGRAALIVACIPVCISVLSAILYKERFGPVRIIGALTSLIGVSVVIADGNPVALLSGGVSRGDFMILGCVASWTAYSLGGRQVMKNVSPLTAVTWSSIIGAIMLLPPAISEGLGEQIMAARTIDWVCVFYLGAIATALAYFWYYQAISVIGASRAGIFINTVPIFAVIMGFIILGEPIHLSLITGGVMVCTGVYLTNRP is encoded by the coding sequence ATGCAGAAATCCCTTACCTATGTTTACACCCTGCTCATCATCAGCATGGCTCTCTGGGGCGGCACCTGGGTCGCCGGACGTGTACTCGCCCAATCGCTGCACCCCATGGCCGCAGCGTTTCTCCGGTTTGCCGTTGCTTCCTTTTTCCTGATCATCATGAGCTGGCGTGCCAATGGCGGCATGCCCCGGCTGGCACGTAATCAGATTCTGCCGGTCGCCTTCCTCGGCGCCACCGGTGTCTTCGCGTACAGCTATTTCTTTTTCAACGGTCTGCAAACCATCGCCGCCGGGCGCGCCGCACTTATCGTGGCCTGCATCCCGGTTTGCATTTCCGTGCTCTCGGCTATCCTTTACAAGGAGCGTTTCGGCCCTGTGCGGATCATCGGCGCGTTGACCTCCCTTATTGGCGTGTCCGTGGTTATTGCCGACGGCAATCCCGTGGCCCTGCTCTCCGGCGGTGTCAGTCGCGGTGATTTTATGATCCTTGGTTGCGTTGCCAGTTGGACCGCCTATTCGCTGGGGGGAAGACAGGTCATGAAAAATGTCTCGCCACTGACTGCGGTCACGTGGTCGTCGATCATCGGTGCCATCATGCTGTTGCCTCCCGCCATCAGTGAAGGGCTGGGTGAGCAGATTATGGCCGCCCGCACCATTGACTGGGTGTGCGTTTTCTATCTTGGTGCAATCGCTACAGCCCTGGCCTATTTCTGGTACTATCAGGCCATCTCGGTCATCGGAGCCAGTCGAGCCGGGATTTTTATCAATACAGTCCCTATTTTTGCTGTCATCATGGGATTTATCATCCTCGGTGAGCCCATTCATCTTTCTCTGATAACGGGTGGCGTCATGGTGTGCACGGGTGTCTACCTCACCAACAGACCATGA
- a CDS encoding SlyX family protein — protein MEDRIERLENLVTLQDRTIEKLNDALFDQQRQIQDLEKLTKRLAGKLKVLENALDDSGGLDVPPPHYNG, from the coding sequence ATGGAAGACCGCATTGAACGATTGGAAAACCTGGTCACACTTCAGGATCGGACCATCGAAAAGCTCAATGATGCTCTGTTTGACCAGCAGCGTCAGATACAGGACTTGGAAAAATTGACCAAACGTCTGGCTGGCAAGCTCAAGGTGCTGGAAAATGCCCTTGATGATTCCGGCGGACTGGATGTCCCGCCGCCCCACTACAATGGATAA
- a CDS encoding cupin domain-containing protein → MKYTAQQIIDALGLQPHPEEGGYFAETHRSLEMIPKGALPDRYDGDRCYGTAIYYLLTPDTFSHMHILKTDEIFHFYMGDPCEMVQLHPDGSGEIITFGSDILEGQKPQLLVPGGTWQGMRLKEGGEFALMGCTVAPGFEYVDYSHGSREELTRKYPDYSEAIRRLTT, encoded by the coding sequence ATGAAGTACACGGCACAACAGATTATCGACGCACTCGGCCTTCAGCCTCACCCGGAAGAGGGCGGCTACTTTGCGGAAACACACCGTAGCCTGGAGATGATACCGAAAGGGGCGCTGCCGGACCGTTATGACGGTGACCGCTGTTATGGAACAGCCATCTATTACCTGCTGACACCGGACACCTTTTCGCACATGCACATCCTTAAAACGGATGAAATATTTCATTTCTACATGGGCGATCCATGCGAGATGGTTCAGTTGCATCCTGATGGAAGCGGCGAGATTATTACGTTTGGTTCGGATATTCTGGAAGGGCAGAAGCCCCAACTGCTGGTCCCCGGTGGAACATGGCAGGGGATGCGACTCAAGGAGGGGGGCGAGTTTGCCCTCATGGGATGCACTGTGGCCCCGGGGTTCGAGTACGTTGATTATTCTCATGGCTCACGGGAAGAATTGACTCGCAAGTACCCGGATTATTCCGAGGCAATTCGCCGTTTGACCACATAA
- a CDS encoding tail fiber assembly protein — translation MFRYNNGQFRITPPTTVEFDGYHRTFAELNRQEWDAIGYNEAIPIERAPFTTYETRWVKGEDLIYREEIIASQVDEVAMEEYHSMGARNQRDRLLTETDWTQLADSPLDANATVIWQSYRQALRDIPQQPGFPLTIEWPEKPAVE, via the coding sequence ATGTTTCGATATAACAATGGTCAATTCAGGATAACCCCGCCGACAACCGTGGAATTCGATGGATACCACCGTACGTTTGCCGAGTTGAATCGTCAGGAATGGGACGCCATCGGCTACAATGAAGCCATCCCCATCGAGCGTGCCCCCTTCACGACCTATGAAACGCGTTGGGTCAAGGGAGAAGACCTTATATACAGGGAAGAAATCATCGCATCTCAGGTAGATGAGGTGGCCATGGAGGAATACCACTCCATGGGAGCTCGTAACCAGCGCGACCGCCTGCTGACCGAGACGGACTGGACGCAGTTGGCGGATTCCCCGCTGGATGCCAATGCCACTGTTATCTGGCAGAGTTATCGTCAGGCACTCCGGGATATTCCGCAACAACCGGGATTCCCTCTGACCATCGAGTGGCCGGAGAAACCCGCAGTTGAATAG
- a CDS encoding DUF7483 domain-containing protein, with amino-acid sequence MITLKEVNTNPEPVWAEPVQSSAMFDGASRLEMQPPEHGNTQTFTISFWFKCAAPRNMILATSTYLSNNYFIIGFSAARRLWVGDREASTWRWIVETDGIFTDEAAWYHVVVAVDTTAALATDRIRLFVNGRFASIHKLSSNQTYPSYNHLCRWNNKACIHNLGASNRNIDSSTSYPFQGYMANFHSIDGASLDASHFGSWSTRVPGLWTASTPSIDPGLNGAYLRFDNAADLGENDLANGILWANVGQTKQAMDTPSNNQTVLNSLAPGEQNITYDDASRAITTTGPATAISSQFVDQGKWYAEFKASGDTAIFGIHDVASNYSRALGSQTTGYGYAGSGEFHNSGTSSAYGQPYTTGDIIGVLLNMDDGTLSFTKNGVHQGVAESGLTGMYGFAAGDTLGSGTSHANFGATGFAHEPPDGFISLCTNNLTPPLLANARAAAQIVMREGGTSSVSLPEMKVGPDLVLSKSRDLSLNWQLVDRIRGEGNVLSINTSDAQFHDSETIVPTTDGYRIGTSANVNTSGQRYLDICLRAGKEEGLSILRYTGDGLAGKTIQHGLGQPPVCILIKGMDTISDWYVYHQDLGETCFLKLNSNAPVETGDGAWNNTAPDAMHITLGNSVEVNEPGKEFIAYAFAQSEIFRPFSYIGNGSADGPLIPLGGTPLAIPLLKGNGTLHWVSQDTCRTPFNPGNKALWPNLPNVEYYNSACQINFLSNGIKIATASANHNTLGVQYVGLAILSSIQHSNAY; translated from the coding sequence ATGATCACACTCAAAGAAGTCAACACGAACCCTGAGCCGGTCTGGGCAGAACCGGTACAGTCGTCCGCCATGTTTGACGGCGCATCGCGTCTTGAGATGCAACCGCCAGAACACGGCAACACCCAGACCTTCACCATCTCGTTCTGGTTCAAGTGCGCAGCACCCCGTAACATGATTTTAGCAACTTCGACCTATTTGTCGAACAACTACTTCATCATTGGGTTCAGTGCCGCGAGAAGACTATGGGTGGGGGACAGAGAGGCAAGTACCTGGAGATGGATTGTAGAAACTGATGGAATCTTCACCGATGAAGCCGCATGGTATCATGTGGTGGTGGCAGTAGATACAACTGCGGCATTGGCAACGGATAGGATTCGACTGTTCGTCAATGGTCGATTTGCTTCAATCCACAAGTTATCCTCAAACCAGACGTATCCATCATACAATCACCTTTGCCGCTGGAACAACAAAGCGTGCATACACAATCTGGGTGCCAGCAACAGAAACATCGACAGCTCAACCTCCTACCCATTCCAGGGATACATGGCCAATTTCCACAGCATTGACGGCGCAAGTCTGGATGCAAGTCACTTCGGAAGCTGGTCAACGAGAGTTCCAGGTTTGTGGACTGCTTCCACCCCATCAATTGATCCAGGGCTTAACGGGGCGTACCTTCGCTTTGATAATGCTGCGGATTTAGGTGAAAACGACTTAGCCAACGGAATTCTGTGGGCCAATGTTGGGCAGACAAAACAAGCGATGGACACGCCCAGCAACAACCAGACAGTGCTCAACTCACTGGCCCCAGGTGAACAGAACATCACCTATGATGATGCCAGCCGGGCCATAACAACCACAGGACCAGCCACAGCCATATCGTCCCAATTTGTCGATCAAGGCAAATGGTACGCTGAGTTCAAGGCCTCCGGGGATACCGCCATTTTCGGTATTCACGATGTAGCCTCGAACTACAGCCGAGCTCTCGGCTCCCAGACCACTGGGTACGGTTATGCAGGTTCAGGCGAATTCCACAATAGTGGGACATCATCAGCTTACGGACAGCCCTATACTACAGGCGATATCATTGGTGTGCTGCTGAACATGGATGATGGCACCCTCTCGTTCACCAAAAACGGTGTGCATCAGGGAGTGGCCGAATCTGGATTGACCGGCATGTATGGTTTCGCTGCCGGAGATACTCTTGGAAGTGGCACCAGCCATGCCAACTTCGGAGCAACCGGCTTCGCCCATGAACCGCCCGATGGGTTTATCAGCCTATGTACCAACAACCTTACCCCGCCGCTGCTTGCCAATGCTCGGGCTGCCGCGCAAATCGTAATGCGAGAGGGTGGGACAAGTTCCGTTTCATTGCCTGAGATGAAGGTCGGACCTGATCTCGTATTGAGCAAGTCCAGAGACCTGAGTCTCAACTGGCAACTCGTGGACAGAATCCGAGGAGAGGGCAACGTCCTTTCCATCAACACCAGCGATGCCCAATTTCACGACAGTGAAACCATCGTACCGACAACTGACGGATACCGAATCGGAACATCTGCCAATGTCAATACGTCGGGACAGCGATACTTGGACATTTGTCTTCGTGCTGGAAAGGAAGAGGGCTTGTCCATACTTCGCTATACCGGGGACGGTCTTGCCGGAAAAACCATACAGCATGGGTTGGGGCAACCGCCGGTCTGCATCCTGATCAAAGGGATGGATACGATAAGCGATTGGTACGTATACCACCAGGACCTGGGTGAAACCTGTTTCCTGAAACTGAACAGCAATGCCCCTGTCGAAACGGGTGACGGTGCATGGAACAATACCGCACCCGACGCCATGCACATAACCCTTGGCAACAGTGTCGAAGTCAATGAACCGGGCAAGGAATTCATCGCCTATGCTTTTGCTCAATCCGAGATATTCCGCCCATTCAGCTATATAGGAAATGGGTCTGCAGACGGACCCTTGATTCCTCTGGGCGGCACACCTCTTGCCATTCCTCTTCTCAAGGGAAACGGGACCTTGCACTGGGTATCGCAGGACACCTGCCGTACCCCGTTCAATCCCGGGAACAAGGCCTTATGGCCCAATTTGCCCAATGTGGAATATTACAACTCCGCGTGCCAGATCAACTTCCTTTCAAACGGAATAAAAATAGCCACGGCCTCTGCAAACCACAACACTCTTGGAGTGCAGTACGTGGGGCTGGCCATTCTCTCTTCAATACAACACAGCAACGCCTACTAG
- a CDS encoding carbohydrate kinase family protein, whose protein sequence is MKTPIALGLGEILWDVLPGGRKLGGAPANFAYHVNALGGTGIPVSRIGKDDLGREALDILQAKGIATSLIDVDIEHPTGTVNADIDEQGVATYTFPDDVAWDFLEPTDHGMNMAAKADIICFGTLAQRSSRSRNTIAAYLRHAPNALKIYDINLRQSFYDKERILSSLQMADVLKINDEELAVVASLLSLPDDEKTALRSLLSQFDLELAVLTRGENGSLLLTENASSDLPGVATTVVDTVGAGDSFTAALALGWHKGLELDAINRYAATVAAHVCRHAGGMPEMRADMHIDRKSE, encoded by the coding sequence ATGAAAACACCCATCGCCCTCGGACTGGGAGAGATACTCTGGGACGTGCTTCCCGGCGGCCGAAAGCTCGGTGGTGCTCCGGCTAACTTCGCTTACCACGTCAACGCCCTGGGTGGCACCGGCATTCCGGTGTCCCGCATCGGTAAAGACGATCTCGGACGGGAAGCGTTGGATATTTTGCAGGCAAAAGGTATTGCCACTTCCTTGATCGATGTCGATATCGAACATCCCACCGGCACGGTCAACGCCGATATCGACGAACAGGGTGTTGCCACCTATACTTTTCCCGACGATGTTGCCTGGGACTTTCTCGAACCAACCGATCATGGCATGAATATGGCGGCCAAAGCCGATATCATCTGCTTCGGCACACTGGCCCAGCGTTCAAGCCGTTCCCGCAACACCATTGCAGCATATTTACGGCATGCTCCAAACGCTCTGAAAATTTACGACATCAATCTCAGGCAATCTTTTTACGACAAGGAACGCATTCTCTCCTCCCTCCAGATGGCCGATGTTCTCAAAATCAATGATGAAGAGCTTGCCGTAGTGGCGAGTCTGCTTTCATTGCCTGATGATGAAAAAACCGCCCTGCGCTCTCTTTTGAGCCAATTTGATCTGGAACTGGCAGTGCTGACCAGAGGTGAGAACGGTAGCCTGCTGCTGACAGAAAATGCATCATCCGATCTGCCGGGAGTCGCTACCACTGTGGTCGACACCGTCGGTGCCGGGGACTCATTCACTGCCGCACTGGCCCTCGGCTGGCACAAGGGGCTGGAACTGGACGCCATCAACCGATACGCTGCCACGGTCGCTGCCCATGTCTGCCGTCATGCCGGAGGTATGCCCGAGATGCGTGCAGACATGCATATCGACAGAAAAAGCGAATAG
- a CDS encoding tetratricopeptide repeat protein, with translation MTPSPRTDEEILTTVKEVENEAPGGAEALYMAAMLAETPLPYDFALSIEGTPHNPSLINPAAAFFAATATIDPLVNRGLIKTDVDEQLYQLHDDVRNAIRQSLSPEDAVEWASRAIYALNLILPDAEPQNWSTVEWLMPHIQACRDLVDQLDVNTAAANRVLHQAGFSLYHQQQYGKAAELLDKALSVDVALKGRQHPDICADLEGLGTVLWAGNQMERAEAAFKGCLDLQHEIFTEDNPVTAPILNSLAVIRQHLGKYDEAEATFKECLRVLTQAHGEGHPTIASCLSNMALLYEATERVDEALRLAERALEINRSVHGDAHPDVADNINTVALLQERGGNLDAAEVAFRESLDIRQRLFGEEHTETAQSYCNLALLLSSTEKTDEAAALYEKGLTVYETLLGPSHPLMESALDNYMVLLGTVGALPASDNLRRLTEERLRAMVERNG, from the coding sequence GTGACACCATCCCCCCGTACCGACGAGGAAATACTGACCACCGTCAAAGAGGTGGAAAACGAGGCTCCCGGAGGAGCCGAAGCGCTGTATATGGCGGCCATGCTGGCAGAAACGCCGTTGCCCTACGACTTTGCCCTGTCCATCGAGGGCACCCCGCACAACCCGTCGCTCATCAATCCTGCGGCTGCATTTTTTGCTGCCACAGCGACCATCGATCCTCTGGTGAATCGAGGTCTTATCAAGACGGATGTGGACGAGCAGCTCTATCAGCTCCACGACGATGTCCGTAACGCCATACGACAATCCCTTTCACCTGAAGATGCCGTTGAGTGGGCCAGTCGCGCCATTTATGCCCTGAATCTCATTCTTCCCGATGCCGAGCCGCAGAACTGGTCGACCGTGGAATGGCTCATGCCCCACATCCAGGCATGCCGTGATCTGGTGGATCAACTGGATGTGAATACGGCGGCTGCCAACCGCGTGCTGCATCAGGCCGGATTTTCGCTCTACCACCAGCAACAATACGGCAAGGCGGCTGAACTGCTCGACAAAGCCCTGTCCGTCGATGTGGCACTCAAAGGCAGACAGCACCCGGACATCTGTGCCGACCTTGAAGGACTCGGAACGGTCTTATGGGCCGGGAACCAGATGGAGCGCGCCGAAGCCGCTTTCAAGGGCTGCCTCGACCTGCAACACGAAATCTTCACAGAAGACAACCCGGTGACCGCTCCCATTTTGAACAGTCTGGCTGTCATCCGGCAACACCTCGGAAAATATGATGAAGCCGAAGCAACATTCAAGGAGTGCCTCCGGGTATTGACGCAGGCCCACGGTGAAGGCCATCCGACCATCGCTTCCTGTCTCTCCAACATGGCTCTGCTGTATGAAGCCACCGAGCGCGTGGATGAAGCGCTACGACTGGCCGAACGCGCCCTGGAGATCAACCGCTCCGTGCATGGTGATGCGCACCCCGATGTAGCCGACAATATCAACACCGTGGCCCTTCTGCAAGAACGAGGTGGAAACTTGGATGCTGCGGAAGTCGCCTTCCGTGAGAGTCTGGATATCCGGCAACGGCTTTTCGGGGAAGAGCACACGGAAACCGCACAGTCCTATTGCAATCTGGCCCTGCTGCTCTCCAGCACCGAAAAAACCGACGAAGCGGCTGCCCTCTATGAGAAGGGACTGACCGTATATGAAACCCTGCTCGGCCCAAGCCACCCGCTCATGGAGTCGGCTCTGGACAACTACATGGTGCTGCTCGGAACCGTGGGAGCGCTCCCTGCCTCAGACAATCTGCGCCGCCTGACCGAAGAACGGTTGCGTGCCATGGTGGAGCGGAACGGATAA
- a CDS encoding flagellar hook protein FlgE, with protein MSFSTMYVGATGVVAHGDRMQVIGNNLANVSTVGYKRADAQFTDLLSQQMATGSAGYESGAYSASQIGKGVAVGDIRSIFREGGLESSNTSTDMAITGNGFFGVRKVGDTVTGTGATHYTRAGNFRFNNEAYLVDPSGYRLQGYAIDRETGTVSSSATDVQLPYQDVMANGQTTRLVRSEPRASTSIDMITNLDALAGDLYTNADNPFFAMLDAYDGSDPTASTPFGSNLPAYSSSLNIYDEDGNQHDLTVYFDPVSSSSISNANPGYTYWEYLIAVPGSSDGSGAYGTSGAGLAGVGVLTFNGEGEVVNQSAYSLNGTDGKNLSNWGPASFNEEGIPQFTVTLGEDGSATGGTQTLSFDVGLNSDTSSWQSGASSIAGIGTDTNSLISLASMNRDISSTTSFDDGSATLFQNQDGFAWGYLQNTSISREGFLRGHFSNGQTEDFYQIAMYRFNSEWGLRRDGGNNFVSTEASGNPIEGVAEEGGRGTIQGSTLEMSNVDMAEEFAKMIVTQRGYQANTKVITTSDSILNTTITIKR; from the coding sequence ATGAGTTTTTCAACAATGTATGTGGGCGCGACAGGCGTCGTGGCTCACGGTGACAGAATGCAGGTCATTGGCAATAATCTCGCCAATGTCAGCACTGTCGGATACAAGCGGGCAGACGCCCAGTTCACCGATCTGCTCAGCCAGCAAATGGCCACCGGCAGCGCAGGATACGAATCCGGCGCATACAGCGCGAGCCAGATAGGCAAGGGCGTGGCTGTTGGCGACATTCGCAGCATTTTCAGAGAAGGCGGGCTGGAAAGCTCCAACACGTCAACGGATATGGCTATCACCGGCAACGGCTTCTTCGGAGTGCGCAAGGTCGGTGACACCGTAACCGGTACCGGCGCAACCCACTACACCAGGGCAGGAAATTTCCGCTTCAACAATGAAGCATACCTTGTGGACCCGAGCGGCTATCGGTTGCAGGGATACGCCATTGACAGGGAAACAGGTACTGTCTCCAGTTCTGCCACGGATGTTCAACTTCCCTATCAGGACGTAATGGCAAACGGTCAAACCACACGACTGGTCCGATCTGAGCCTCGTGCATCAACCAGCATCGACATGATAACCAACCTAGATGCTCTGGCTGGCGATCTTTACACCAATGCCGATAATCCGTTTTTCGCCATGCTGGATGCATACGATGGCAGCGACCCAACAGCCTCCACTCCTTTTGGATCAAATCTTCCTGCATACTCGTCCAGTCTCAATATTTATGATGAAGACGGAAACCAGCATGATCTGACCGTGTATTTTGACCCGGTTTCCAGCAGCTCCATTTCCAACGCCAACCCAGGATATACGTACTGGGAATACCTGATTGCTGTTCCTGGATCCTCTGATGGTTCCGGGGCCTACGGCACTTCCGGCGCAGGATTGGCCGGAGTCGGGGTACTGACATTCAATGGCGAAGGTGAGGTTGTCAACCAGTCCGCCTACTCCCTCAATGGGACTGACGGAAAGAATCTCAGCAACTGGGGACCTGCTTCCTTCAATGAAGAAGGTATCCCCCAATTCACCGTCACTCTGGGAGAAGATGGCTCAGCCACAGGTGGAACACAGACCCTGAGTTTTGACGTGGGCCTGAACTCCGACACGTCCAGTTGGCAATCGGGAGCCTCCAGTATTGCGGGCATCGGAACCGACACCAACAGCCTCATATCACTGGCCAGTATGAACCGGGACATCAGCTCGACCACAAGTTTTGACGATGGATCGGCAACCCTGTTCCAGAATCAGGACGGATTCGCCTGGGGATATCTGCAAAACACCAGCATCAGCCGGGAAGGATTTTTGCGGGGACATTTTTCCAATGGACAGACCGAGGACTTCTACCAGATCGCCATGTACCGCTTCAACAGCGAGTGGGGACTGCGTCGTGACGGCGGGAACAACTTTGTCTCCACCGAAGCGTCCGGTAATCCCATCGAAGGCGTGGCCGAAGAAGGCGGACGCGGCACCATCCAGGGTTCCACCCTTGAGATGAGTAACGTGGATATGGCCGAAGAGTTTGCCAAGATGATCGTCACCCAGCGAGGCTATCAGGCAAACACCAAGGTCATCACGACATCCGACTCCATCCTCAACACGACCATCACCATCAAGCGATAA
- a CDS encoding OmpH family outer membrane protein: MKRIITLLGTTLLGLMLLTGCNQQQEPGVTIGVVDEAAAFQNNKVASQAMEYLKQLGEPMQAKAEAAYNAMQEDQTEENVAAYKKAMGELQQSMQGEQQRVVALVDAKFREALETYRKDNGLTVILSKGSVLSSGETVDITADIVAAMDAMTVDFELPKQPEAAPEAAPETEGEQAQ, from the coding sequence ATGAAACGGATTATTACCCTGCTTGGTACTACCCTGTTAGGCCTCATGCTGCTCACCGGCTGTAATCAGCAACAGGAACCGGGCGTCACCATCGGCGTCGTCGATGAAGCTGCCGCATTCCAGAATAACAAAGTGGCCAGCCAGGCCATGGAATATCTGAAGCAGCTTGGCGAGCCCATGCAGGCCAAGGCCGAAGCCGCTTACAACGCCATGCAGGAAGATCAGACCGAAGAGAACGTTGCCGCCTACAAGAAGGCCATGGGCGAGTTGCAGCAGTCCATGCAGGGCGAGCAGCAGCGCGTTGTGGCACTCGTGGATGCCAAGTTCCGTGAAGCGCTTGAGACCTACCGCAAGGACAACGGCCTGACCGTCATCCTCAGCAAGGGTTCTGTGCTTTCTTCTGGAGAGACTGTTGATATCACCGCTGATATCGTTGCTGCCATGGATGCCATGACCGTGGATTTCGAGCTGCCCAAGCAGCCTGAAGCCGCCCCTGAAGCTGCACCGGAAACGGAAGGCGAACAGGCTCAGTAG
- a CDS encoding Hpt domain-containing protein: protein MKEQIFDSQRFLQSLADDMELARELLAAFLEDSPERNKSLAEALQAGDIDAASRLAHSLKGMCGVIRAERLVNLALNMEQAAKNNDLEKTKKLFEDFDANLTKAHEEIHTFVED from the coding sequence ATGAAAGAACAAATATTTGATTCCCAACGTTTCCTGCAAAGTCTGGCGGATGACATGGAACTGGCCCGGGAATTACTGGCGGCATTTCTTGAGGATAGTCCTGAACGAAACAAATCTCTTGCCGAGGCGTTGCAGGCCGGTGACATTGACGCGGCATCCCGGCTTGCCCACTCCCTCAAGGGGATGTGCGGCGTGATCCGTGCCGAAAGACTGGTCAACCTCGCCTTGAACATGGAACAGGCGGCAAAGAACAACGACCTGGAAAAGACAAAGAAGTTGTTTGAAGATTTCGATGCAAACCTCACCAAAGCCCACGAGGAAATTCATACCTTTGTCGAGGACTAG
- a CDS encoding HoxN/HupN/NixA family nickel/cobalt transporter, with translation MTSRPHAMILLILLTVGAALMPTQVQAHPHVYVDTSLTFELSEKGLDSIHQRWLFDEIFSNAVMSDLGVNAETLPTTIGQEKIRDGAFNYLGNYGYFTFIENNGKRIPVKETRGFTASLEEGRLVYNFTVPLNLPIDEISNLRVAVFDKEYYSDILLMKDDIAFEIDGMVQVSHVIRPAKDQTYWQFIVPEAIHLSIAGEGGAPTDFPEEELMEVESPGPIEQLMTMVRNIQKELTLKLNGFGMDIRTDPFGKALWMFLGLSFLYGIVHAVGPGHGKTVVCSYFLANPGSFFSGAVMGNVITFVHMGSAAVAVSIAYLVFSTGMGGFAEASRALQPASYALLALMGIFLTIKAVYDLSKGGMLAEATCEGHIMPGKGDNMRRVLTVSMVTGLVPCPGAAVILAFSIGQNVLWAGVAAILAMAIGMGITTTLFAWAAVALRTATLRLSNANKTIFNWVYAILSICGAAGIALFGAALFMSSNVWH, from the coding sequence ATGACCTCCAGACCCCATGCCATGATACTGTTGATCCTGCTGACGGTTGGCGCGGCACTGATGCCGACACAAGTCCAGGCCCATCCCCATGTCTACGTTGACACTTCCCTGACCTTTGAGCTGAGCGAAAAGGGTCTTGACTCCATTCATCAACGCTGGCTGTTCGATGAGATATTCAGCAACGCTGTCATGAGTGACCTGGGAGTGAATGCCGAAACCCTGCCCACGACCATCGGACAGGAAAAAATCCGCGACGGGGCATTCAACTATCTGGGCAACTACGGATACTTCACTTTCATCGAGAACAACGGCAAACGGATTCCCGTCAAGGAAACCCGTGGGTTCACTGCTTCCCTGGAAGAAGGTCGCCTCGTGTACAATTTCACCGTCCCGCTCAACCTCCCGATTGACGAGATATCCAACCTGCGCGTGGCTGTGTTCGACAAGGAATACTACTCCGACATCCTGCTTATGAAGGATGACATCGCCTTTGAAATCGATGGCATGGTTCAAGTCAGCCACGTCATTCGTCCAGCCAAGGACCAGACATACTGGCAGTTCATCGTCCCTGAAGCGATCCACCTCTCCATTGCCGGAGAAGGCGGTGCCCCGACCGACTTTCCCGAAGAGGAACTTATGGAGGTGGAATCCCCCGGTCCGATCGAGCAACTCATGACCATGGTGCGTAACATCCAGAAAGAATTAACCCTCAAGCTCAATGGGTTTGGCATGGACATCCGTACCGATCCCTTTGGAAAGGCTCTGTGGATGTTCCTTGGGCTGTCGTTTCTGTACGGCATCGTTCACGCGGTTGGTCCGGGACACGGCAAGACCGTGGTCTGCTCCTACTTTCTGGCAAACCCCGGTTCGTTCTTCTCGGGCGCTGTCATGGGCAATGTCATAACCTTCGTCCACATGGGTTCCGCCGCAGTGGCCGTTTCCATCGCCTATCTTGTCTTTTCCACCGGCATGGGCGGTTTTGCGGAAGCAAGCCGTGCGCTGCAACCCGCCAGTTATGCGCTGCTGGCCCTGATGGGCATCTTCCTGACCATCAAGGCTGTGTACGACCTTTCAAAAGGCGGCATGCTCGCCGAAGCAACGTGCGAAGGACATATTATGCCCGGCAAGGGGGATAACATGCGCCGCGTACTGACAGTCTCGATGGTGACCGGTCTTGTCCCCTGTCCCGGCGCTGCTGTGATCCTGGCCTTTTCCATCGGACAGAACGTTCTGTGGGCCGGAGTTGCTGCCATTCTTGCCATGGCAATCGGCATGGGCATCACCACGACTCTTTTTGCATGGGCGGCCGTGGCGCTGCGTACTGCCACCCTGCGCCTTTCCAATGCCAACAAGACGATCTTCAATTGGGTGTATGCGATCCTGTCCATCTGTGGTGCAGCCGGTATCGCCCTGTTCGGCGCCGCCCTGTTCATGAGCAGCAACGTCTGGCACTAG